The genomic window GGATCTCGAGGCCGATGCCGTCGCCGACCTCGAGCGCGCGATTCGACCGGGAGACGGGTCGGCGCTCGAGGGAGCGGGCGGGAGCGAGAGCGGCAGCCGGAGCGACGGGAGAAGCGACGACGGACGCGATCGAGCGATGGGCGACGACCCGGCGGCGAGCGACTGAGCGGTCGGCGTCGGCGCGGCAGCGAGCACGACCGTCCAGTGTGCCGACCGGTGTCGAGGAGTCAGGCTGAAACCTCCTGACTCCGTAGGGCCGCCGATGAACGCCGACGGGGTTCGCGAGCGGGCCGGGTCGTTGCCGCGAGAGCCCGGCGTCTACCAGTTTCGCGAGGGAGACACCACGCTCTACGTCGGGAAGGCGGTCGATCTCCGCGATCGGGTGCGGTCCTACGCCGACCCGCGCAGCGCGCGGATCCGGCGGATGGTCGACCGCGCCGACGACATCGAGATCGCCGTCACCGACACCGAGACCCAAGCGTTGCTGCTCGAGGCGAACCTGATCAAGCGCCACCAGCCGCGGTACAACGTCCGGCTCAAGGACGACAAATCGTATCCGATGGTGCAGTTGACCGACCACGCCGCGCCGCGGATCGAGGTCACCCGCGATCCCGACGAGTCGGCGACCGTGTTCGGCCCCTACACCAGCAAGGGGCAGGTCGAGACGGTCGTCAAAGCCCTGCGAGAGACCTACGGCGTCCGCGGGTGTTCGGACCACAAGTACATCGGCCGGGAGCGGCCGTGTCTGGACTACGAGATGGGGCTCTGTACCGCCCCCTGTACCCGCGAGATCGACCTCGAGAGCTACGGCGAGGACGTCACCGCCGTCGAGCGCTTTCTCGAGGGCGAGACCGGCATCCTCGCGGACCCGCTGCGCCGGGAGATGGAAGCCGCCGCGGAGGAACAGAACTTCGAGCGCGCGGCGAACCTGCGGGACCGCCTCGAGACCGTCGCGGCGTTCCACGGCGAGGGCGGCGAGGCGGTCCAGTCGGTCGGCGACGAGCAGGGCGTCGACGTCCTCGGCGTGGCGATCGAAGGCGAGGACGCGACCGTCGCCCGGCTGCGCGCCGAGGACGGCAAACTGGTCGATCGGGATCGGCACACGCTCGAGGCACCCGGCTCCGACGGGGGAGTCGGTGGCGAGGCGGACGGCGTCCCAGCCGTCCTCGCGGCCTTCATCGTCCAATACTACGCCGAACGCGACCTCCCCGATGCCCTGCTCCTGCCCGAGCGCCACGACGACGAGGAGGTCGCCGCGTGGCTCGAGGCCGAGGGCGTCTCGGTCCGCGTGCCGGGCGCGGGCCGGGAGGCCAAACTCGTCGAACTCGCGCTGAAGAACGCCCGGCGCAACGTGGGCCGGCGCGACGAGTGTGGCATGCTCGCGGACGCCCTCGAGATCGAGTCGGCCCGGCGGATCGAGGGCTTCGACGTGAGCCACGCGCAGGGAAAAGCGGCAGTCGGCAGCAACGTCACCTTCGTCGACGGCAGCGCCGAGAAGGCCGATTACCGCCGGAAGAAGCTGACCGACCAGAACGACGATTACGATAATATGCACGCCTTACTCGAGTGGCGCGCCCGCCGCGCCGTCGAGGACCGGGACGACCGGCCGGACCCCGACCTGCTCCTGATCGACGGGGGCGAGGGCCAACTCGAGGCGGCTCGAGACGCGCTCTCGGCGGTCGGCTGGGA from Natrinema versiforme includes these protein-coding regions:
- a CDS encoding excinuclease ABC subunit C — its product is MNADGVRERAGSLPREPGVYQFREGDTTLYVGKAVDLRDRVRSYADPRSARIRRMVDRADDIEIAVTDTETQALLLEANLIKRHQPRYNVRLKDDKSYPMVQLTDHAAPRIEVTRDPDESATVFGPYTSKGQVETVVKALRETYGVRGCSDHKYIGRERPCLDYEMGLCTAPCTREIDLESYGEDVTAVERFLEGETGILADPLRREMEAAAEEQNFERAANLRDRLETVAAFHGEGGEAVQSVGDEQGVDVLGVAIEGEDATVARLRAEDGKLVDRDRHTLEAPGSDGGVGGEADGVPAVLAAFIVQYYAERDLPDALLLPERHDDEEVAAWLEAEGVSVRVPGAGREAKLVELALKNARRNVGRRDECGMLADALEIESARRIEGFDVSHAQGKAAVGSNVTFVDGSAEKADYRRKKLTDQNDDYDNMHALLEWRARRAVEDRDDRPDPDLLLIDGGEGQLEAARDALSAVGWDVPAVALAKAEERVVTPHRTFSWPSDAPHLHLLQRVRDESHRFAVQYHQTVRDEVKTVLDDVQGVGPETRKRLLGRFGSVENVREASLADLESIEGIGEKTAETLKSRL